One Argentina anserina chromosome 6, drPotAnse1.1, whole genome shotgun sequence genomic window, TTCAAGAAAGCGTCTTTCCTACACAAGAATCAGTCTTGCTCATGTTTCAGTCATATTTAGAACTTACACTAAGCCATCTAATCTAATAATGATCTCTAATTATGAATATGCTCTTTGCGAATTCATGTGAAAGAGAGAAGATTCTGATCAATAGTAAACAATTACACTGTTAGTACTGGTGCATATATCAACACTTTATGCCAGTTTATATTTCCCCACAAGTCATATTCATCACTTTATCATTTTGATAATACATTGctatcgttttttttttttgaaaggataCATTGCTATCGTAAGATACACTAGTGtttaatatgtatgtatgaatACTAAAGACCTAAACATAATAGGTGTATATCTAAACAatgatatatgcatatatcaaCAGAAGTTGCTAACTTTCAAAGATACCATAAGAATCTTTTAAGCAAGTCTTACAACCATATGAAATAGACCCAGTTGACACTGGTAAACGGAAAAGGAACTAAATCATACCATTTTTCCTTTAGGGAGTCATACGAACTTCATCGACTTTGCCAACTGCCTCAAGTATTGATGAGTAGGAGATGAGATCATATTGAAAACCATTTGAAGTCATCTCTTTCATCAGTTTTGCAGCCTCTTCAAGCAAACCAGCTCGACTGAGACAACCAAGAATAGTGTTATAAGAAACTGCATCTGGTTGAATCTTGGAATGCTTCATCTTTGAAAACATTTCTAAAGCCCTCGCTGGGCCACCTGTCCTAGCCAAGCCATTTAAAATAATGTTGTGTGAGTGGATGTCTGCAACACAGCCCCTTTCTTCCATGATTATAAGCAACGAAAGTGCTTCATCTATCATACCAGCCCTGACCATCCCTGACATGAGAGCATTATACGTATATAGGTTTGGATTGCATCCAAGTTCCTTCATCTCCTGAAACAGATCCAGAGCTTCAGCAAGACGCCCACATTTTCCAAAATGTTTAATCATCACGGCATATACTCTAGCAGTTGCACGTCCACAGTTTTCTTTCAATTCTTGAAATAACTCATTTGCAGCTTCACAACGCTTTGCTTTTCCAAGACTGTTGATCAAGCTGCCATACGCAGCTGGACAAGGGGGAAACCCCTTTTCATCCATCTCTTCAAGAAGCAACAAAGCTTTCTCAACTCTATTTGTTTTGCACAAACCATCTATCATAATTGAATAGGTAAAGGAGCTGGGGTTAACACCATTCTCTTTCATCTTCTCAAACCAGGAAGCTGCAACCGAAGCTGGAGCTTTGGAATCAAATAAAGCTTTTATTATTGTGTTGTAAGTCACCACATTTGGTGTGCAACGCAGAATACCCATCTCATTGAAAATACTAAAAGCAGTTTCTATGCGACCTTCCTTTCCCAAAATGTTTATCAAATTGTTCATGAGCACAACATCAGGCTTGCAACCCTCCTTCAGCAGGGTTTTGTACATGGCATATGCATCTTCGACCTTCCCAGCTTTCCCTAGCCCCTTAATCAATTCAGTGTATGTGAAAACAGTAGGCCGACACCCACTCTCTTTCATTTCCTGAACTAGACTTAAAGCGCTCTCAACCTTGccaagcttgaaaaagattgCCAAAATGTTGGTATAAATCCTTGCAGTTGGATGTAAACCGTTATCCTTCATCTCATCAAACAACCTGATTGCAGAATCACCACGACCCAGTTTCACAAATGCAGATATAAGTGCACTGTATGTCACTGTGTCCGGGGAACAGTTATTCTCATGACACATCTCATTATAGAGCTCATGGACCTTTTCATGATGGCCTTCTTGCATCAGCATTAGGATCATAGAGTTGTAACTATGAGTCGTTAACATACACTTGTGGCCTTTAATTTGGTAGAAGACAGATACTGCCTTGTTCACCATCTTAGCCCTTCCCAAGATTCTTATAACCTCAGACAACTCAGCTGGATCAATAACACGCACACAACGAACCATCTCCTGAAtagtcttccacatttccccAACCATACCGGCCTCATCCAGGCAATGGATCAGCGCCATATAAGTAATCGAATTGTGCTGAAAATTCCTCCTCTTGCCAGCCCACCTGAAGAACTTAACCTTAACAACTGCCTCAACATCAATCTTGAGAACTGCGAGAACCAACCTATGATCCACCCTCAGATGGAGAACTTCCAATGCCTTTTCGGCATCAGGTCCCCacttgaaaattttcaaaatctttGTGAACCTGTC contains:
- the LOC126796814 gene encoding pentatricopeptide repeat-containing protein At3g16010, with the protein product MSKLIAKSLTSTRSISTSTHLSQRLNQTENEIVEMFRLPNASDKTHSFPPMGRGMLRKDPSVRTLDDRFTKILKIFKWGPDAEKALEVLHLRVDHRLVLAVLKIDVEAVVKVKFFRWAGKRRNFQHNSITYMALIHCLDEAGMVGEMWKTIQEMVRCVRVIDPAELSEVIRILGRAKMVNKAVSVFYQIKGHKCMLTTHSYNSMILMLMQEGHHEKVHELYNEMCHENNCSPDTVTYSALISAFVKLGRGDSAIRLFDEMKDNGLHPTARIYTNILAIFFKLGKVESALSLVQEMKESGCRPTVFTYTELIKGLGKAGKVEDAYAMYKTLLKEGCKPDVVLMNNLINILGKEGRIETAFSIFNEMGILRCTPNVVTYNTIIKALFDSKAPASVAASWFEKMKENGVNPSSFTYSIMIDGLCKTNRVEKALLLLEEMDEKGFPPCPAAYGSLINSLGKAKRCEAANELFQELKENCGRATARVYAVMIKHFGKCGRLAEALDLFQEMKELGCNPNLYTYNALMSGMVRAGMIDEALSLLIIMEERGCVADIHSHNIILNGLARTGGPARALEMFSKMKHSKIQPDAVSYNTILGCLSRAGLLEEAAKLMKEMTSNGFQYDLISYSSILEAVGKVDEVRMTP